The genomic region TAAGATTTTTATCTAATTTTATATCCCTTAACCGCAAAGAAAAGGATATATAAATAACATGGAATCACCACCCAGTATGCCTGTTGCAATCCGAAACTATCTGCTAAAGAACCATAGGCTAAAGGTACAATCGCACCACCGGCAATCGCCATAATTAAAAACGACGAAGCAATTTTGGTAAACCTTCCCAAACCGTCTAAGGCTAAAGGCCAAATGGCCGGGAAAACTACTGCATTTGCCAATCCTAACATCGAGATACAAAGTACAGAAACAAAACCATCAGTAAAAATTGCAGCTAATCCCAGCAAAATACCCAAAATTCCGGAAATTCGAAGAGCTTTTGCCTGACTAATATATTTTGGAATCGTTACAGTCCCTATTAAATAACCAACGATCATCGCTGCTAAGGTATACGAAGTAAATTGTAAAGCTGCTTCTGAAGGTATTCCCTGCCCGTCTTTCGCGTATGTAATTACGGTATCACCAGCAATTACCTCAACTCCTACATATAAGAACATGGCCAATGTTCCCAGAAGCAAATTAGGAAACTGGAATACACTGGTTTTATTTTTATTAGCTTCAGCAAGACTTTCATCTTCTTTATCGGTTTCGATTTCTGGTAAAGAAGAAAAATAAATAAGTACCGCTAAACCAACAAGAACAATCGCCATAACGATATAAGGCATTTCTACCCGGGACGAAAGCAAATCTAATTCGGCTTCACGCTCAGCACCGGTCAATGTACTAAGTTTAGCCTCAACCTGATCCATATTTTTAAGCAAAATAGCACCAATGGTTAAAGGAGCTAAAATCCCGGCAACCTTATTACAAATTCCCATAATACTAATACGCTTTGCTGCACTTTCAATAGGCCCTAATACGGTAATATAAGGATTGGCAGCAGATTGTAACAGCGCCAATCCTGTACCCTGAACAAATAATCCTGTAAGGAATAAGGCATACGTTCTGGAGGCTGCCGCAGGAATAAATATCAAAGCACCTACCGCCATTACTATTAATCCCAGCCCCATCCCTTTTTTAAACCCGGTTTTCTCTAAAACCTTTGCTGAGGGAATAGCCATTACGAAATATGAAATATAAGAAGCAAAAGCCACAAAAAACGATTGGAAGTTATTCAGCTCGTTTGCGGTTTTTAAATAAGGGATTAACACTGAATTTAACCAGGTGACAAATCCAAAAATAAAAAATAAGATTCCTATAATAATGATCGACCTGCTGGTTCCTGAAGTATTCGAGTTATTGCTCATAATATTTATTTACCCCTATTTTAAATTAGCATATTAAAAAAGCTTAAATTCAAATCATTAAAATTTTACAGAAAGCCTCTTACAAAAAAAAGAAACTTTTTTATAAAACTTAAACACTTTATTAACTTTTTTTATAATTAAAAAGAACATAGATTAAATTTTTACTTAGAATTATGTATTGAAACTTTTAAATTCCTGAATTTTTAAACAGCTTCGTAAAGTTTATATCAGGTATTTGAAATACACTATATTTGCAGCCCAAAAATTTTATAACTATACTGTCAAAAATCGATATTTTCTGACTTTTTTTATTTTGGATTTTTGGATGGCGTTTATTTTAATAAGTCACGAAGGCTTTAAGATATTGAAAAACGCTTAATAATTTTAAAATATCCGAGTTTTAAACTCAGCGAATAAAGCCTTATAGGTTTAAACAAATTAATGTTCACAATTGCATGAAACACATTCGTAATTTTTGTATCATCGCCCATATCGATCATGGAAAGAGTACACTAGCCGATAGACTTTTAGACTTTACAGGATCGGTAACAGAACGAGAAAAGCAGGCACAGCTTTTAGATAATATGGATTTGGAGCGGGAGCGTGGTATCACTATTAAAAGTCATGCAATCCAAATGGATTATGTTCATGAAGGTGAGCATTACACGCTAAATTTAATCGACACCCCGGGACACGTGGATTTCTCTTACGAGGTTTCCAGATCTATCGCCGCCTGTGAAGGTGCTTTACTGGTAGTTGATGCCGCACAAAGTATACAGGCACAAACAATTTCTAACCTTTATCTGGCTTTAGAAAACGATCTTGAGATTATCCCGGTTTTAAATAAAGTAGATCTTCCCAGCGCAAATCCCGAGGAAGTTACCGATGATATTGTGGACCTTTTAGGCTGTGATCCTGATGATGTTATCCCTGCAAGTGCTAAAACAGGAATTGGTATAGAGGAAATATTACATGCTATTATTACCAAAATACCAGCTCCCAGCGGCAAAGTAGATGCACCATTAAGAGCTTTGATTTTCGATTCGGTTTACAATCCGTTTCGCGGAGTAGAAACGTTCTTTAGGGTGATTAACGGAAGTATTAAGAAGAACCAACACATCAAATTTGTGGCAACTGGTAAAGATTATTCCGCAGATGAAGTTGGTACACTAAAGCTTATTCAGCATCCAAAACAGGAAATTAAAACCGGAGATGTTGGTTATTTAATCACCGGAATCAAAGACGCTAGAGAAGTAAAAGTAGGGGATACCATTACCGATGCTAAAAATCCAACTACCGAAGCTGTTGCCGGATTCGAAGATGTAAAACCTATGGTATTTGCCGGGATTTATCCTGTAGATACTGAAGATTATGAAGAATTACGAGCTTCTATGGAAAAACTTCAGCTTAACGATGCCTCTTTGGTGTTCACTCCAGAGAGTTCTGCAGCATTAGGTTTTGGTTTTAGATGTGGATTCCTGGGAATGCTTCACCTGGAGATAATTCAGGAACGATTAGAGCGTGAGTTCGACATGACAGTAATTACCACCGTTCCCAACGTATCTTACAACGCTTATACCAATAAACATCCGGACGAGGTTATTTTGGTAAATAATCCATCAGATCTACCCGAACCCTCTACATTAAATAGGGTAGAAGAGCCATATATTAAAGCGACGATTATTACGAAATCTGATTATGTTGGCAATGTAATGTCTCTTTGTATCGAAAAACGAGGAGAAATTACTAACCAGACATATTTAACTACAGAGCGTGTAGAATTATCTTTTGATATGCCTTTAGCTGAAATTGTTTTTGATTTTTATGATCGCTTAAAAACAGTTTCCCGTGGTTATGCTTCTTTCGATTATTCTCCTGTTGGATTACGTACTTCTAAACTGGTAAAAGTTGATGTTTTACTTAACGGAAATAAAGTAGACGCGCTTTCAGCTTTATTACACCAGGATAATGCTTATGATATTGGTAAGAAGATGTGTGAAAAACTGAAAGAATTGATCCCAAGACAGCAGTTTGATATTCCTATTCAAGCGGCGATTGGAGCAAAAATTATCTCCAGAGAAACCGTAAAAGCGCTTAGAAAAGACGTAACTGCGAAATGTTATGGTGGAGATATCTCCCGTAAAAGAAAGCTCTTAGAGAAGCAGAAAAAGGGTAAAAAACGTATGCGCCAGGTTGGAAACGTAGAAATACCTCAGGAAGCATTTATGGCGGTATTGAAATTAAACGACTAGTAAAAGTTTAAAAGCTGATTTTATATAAAAAACCCCTCATAGTTTTGAAGCTATGAGGGGTTTTGTTTTTCATAAACGCTTCAGACATTTTAAATCATTTAAACCACTTAAGCTGTAAAAACTTCTAATTAGAATACGTTTACTCGAACCTGTAAAACTTCAAATTTTAGCATTGTACTTCAATTTCTTAAATTTGTGAAAATTGCTTCATTTTTCATTAAAAACGACCTAAATTGAATGAAAATTGAGTAAAAAGCACTAAAAAGAAGAGGAAAATGGCTGGACATAGTAAATGGGCGAATATAAAACACCGTAAAGGGGCACAGGATAAAAAACGGGCTAAACAGTTTACCCGGGCAATTAAAGAAATTAGTGTAGCTGTTAAAGAAGGTGGAGGGGCAGATCCTGAAGCTAATCCAAGCTTGCGTAATGCGATAAGCAACGCAAAAGGGGTTAATATGCCCAAAGACACTATAGATCGTGCAATTAAAAAAGCAAGTGGGGCAGATGCGGATAATTACGAAACCGTAACTTTTGAAGGGTATGGGCCTAACGGAATTGCCATTTTTGTAGAATGCACCACAGATAATACCAATAGAACTGTAGCCTCAGTAAGATCAATTTTTACTAAAAATGGTGGAAGTCTGGGAACTAATGGTTCGTTAGAATTCTTATTCGATAAAAAAGGAGTTTTTGTGCTGGAAAAGGAAAAAATTGAAATGAACCTTGAAGAATTTGAGCTTGAACTTATTGAAGGGGGTGCGACCAAAATCGAAAAAGAGGACGACCTCATGACGATTTATACCGATTTTAATGACTTTGGAATGATGTCCTCCAAACTGGAAGAATTAAACATCGAGACAAAATCTTCTGAGGTACAACGAATTCCTTTAAATACCTTAGAACTTCCGGTTGAAGACGCTAAAAAGATCTTAAATCTCGTCGAAAAATTTGAAGATGATGATGATGTTCAAAATGTATATCATAACCTTGATATTACAGACGAACTGATTGGGGCAATGGAAGCCGAATAATGCTAAGAAGGCTAGCATGATTAAATTCAAAAAAATTAGCTAAAAATATAACTAGAAACGCCCAATTTCAATAATTGAAATTGGGCGTTTCTCATATAATCTGAATCTATATTAATCTTCCTCAGTATTGGTTTTCGTATCTTCTGCGTCTCCAGTATTCGAATTATCTTCAACCTCCATCTGCTTTCCTAAATACACCAGCTTAAAACCTTCTTCAATTTCTACTTCTTTACTATTAGACGGAATAATACTAAGATTTCCTTCGTTATTTTTTACAAATAGTGGAATAATATCTGGATCGGTTTTGGAAATTTCTATTAATCCTTCATAATGCTCTTTAGAGTTCAGCGTAATCTCATGCACCTGTGAATATTTTCGGGCAAGATTGGTAAGTTTAACATAATCATCTGTTTGAGAGAACAATCCTTCTTTTGGATTATTTTCGGGATCCTGCATTTCTTCTGGAGAAACTACTCTAAAAGAGCCGTTTTCACCAAAATGCTTTCTAAATTTTTCTATGGCATTCTTATTAATTTCACTGTTACTGGTCATCGCCATTAAATAACCTATGTCATTAAGCTCGATATTATTAATAAGATCTTCAGAATACACATTTTCTTCTATCGCATCTAAGCCCATGCTCTTGGCCTTTCTAACATTCATCCCATTATTATCAACCAAAACAACATGTCTTCCATTCTCCTCCATATACTTACCGATAATTCTTGAAAAAGACGAAGCTCCAATAATTAAAATTCCTTCAGAATCCTTTAAAAATACACCCACAAGCTGAGCAAATAAACGGGCAGTGGTAGCGTTTAATAATACCGTTCCCAACACGATCATAAACACCAGCGGTGTAATATATTCAGCACCTTCCACACCTTGATTCGCCAGCTCTATACCAAATAAAGAGGCAATACCCGCAGCTACAATTCCGCGAGGTCCAACCCAGCTTATAAACAGTTTTTCATTGAATTTTAATGAAGAATTGATACTACTTATAAAAACACCTAACGGTCTTACGACAAAAACAATTACTGCAAATAGCCAGATCGCCTTACTGGTAAATATCAGGTACAGATCTTCCATATTGATATTTGCAGCCAGCAAAATAAATAAAATAGAAATTAAAAGGACACTTAAGGATTCCTTGAAATATAACAGCTCTTTTAAGTTTGGAAGGTCGATATTTCCCATCACCATCCCCATCACTACCACAGCCAAAAGTCCGCTTTCGTGAGCAAACTGATCTGATAACACAAAAACCCCTAATACAGCGGCCAGGGTAAGCACATTTAATAAATAATGCGGAATAATATTTTTCTTGATACTGTAGGCCAGGGCATGGGCAAAAGTGAAGCCGAAAGTGAAGCCGAAAAGTACGATTTTACCAAATTCCAGTAACACGGTTGAAGTATACTCTTTTCCTTTTCCTGCACTAATAAACTCAAAAACCAACACGGCAAACAATGCCCCTATAGGATCGATAAGAATCCCTTCCCATTTTAAAATGGTAGAAACATCTTTTTTAAGCGGAATATTACGTAGGATAGGCGTAATTACTGTAGGACCGGTAACTATAATTAATGAAGCAAATAAAAACGAAATTTGCCAGCTTAGATCGAAAATATAGTGAGCAGCTATCCCTGCTCCTATAAATGTTATAATTACAGCAACCGTAATTAATTTCACAATTACAAAACCTACGTTTAAAATTTCTCCCTTTTTAAGGGTTAAACCACCTTCAAAAAGGATAATCCCAATGGCAAGCGAGACAAAATAAAATAAACTTTCGCCCGGGAACAATCCAGATTCCCCAGTCCAAATAGGCTCTATTAGTTTACTTCCATCATCTGTAAACATGGTAGCAATTGGCCCTACACAAAGTCCGATCAAAATCAATGGAAGGATTGCAGGAATTTTAAATTTCCACGCCACCCATTGTGCCAATATTCCTAAAATTACTATACCTGCTAATTCTAACATTAATCTTTTTGATTTGATTTAAAAGCTAAAAATATTAAAAATAGTTTAGTTTGCTCACAAGCTCGTCTTAAACTAAAATTATTTGTAATCTGATGTTAAATAGATTCAATAAACTGCTTTTAAGCATTTGATTTAATAATTTGCGATATATTTTGAAAATTTGATAATTTATGCAACTATATCCTATCGAAGCAGGGAATTTTAAGCTGGATGGCGGGGCTATGTTTGGCGTGGTTCCAAAAAGTATTTGGCAAAAAACAAATCCTGCAGATAGCAATAACATGATCGATATTGGCGCTCGAAGCCTTTTAATCGAGGATGGTAATCGATTAATTCTTATTGATACCGGCCTGGGAGATAAGCAAAGTGAAAAATTCTTTAGTTATTACTACCAGTGGGGCGATGATTCGCTAGACAAATCTTTACAAAAAAACGGATTTCACCGCGACGATATTACCGATGTATTTACTACCCATCTTCATTTTGATCACTGTGGTGGTTGTGTACAATGGAATAAAGATCGCACCGGTTATGAAACGGTTTTTAAAAATGCAAAATACTGGAGTAATAAAGATCACTGGCAATGGGCAACAACACCTAACGCTCGTGAAAAGGCCTCTTTTTTAAAGGAAAATATCTTACCAATAGAAGAAAGCGGACAATTACATTTTGTAGATAGAAACAATAAAGAGCATTTTACAAATATTCCAGAGCTTGGCTTTGGCGTACTCTTTGTAGATGGGCATACTGACAAACAAATGATACCTCATTTGGAGT from Zunongwangia profunda SM-A87 harbors:
- a CDS encoding sugar MFS transporter → MSNNSNTSGTSRSIIIIGILFFIFGFVTWLNSVLIPYLKTANELNNFQSFFVAFASYISYFVMAIPSAKVLEKTGFKKGMGLGLIVMAVGALIFIPAAASRTYALFLTGLFVQGTGLALLQSAANPYITVLGPIESAAKRISIMGICNKVAGILAPLTIGAILLKNMDQVEAKLSTLTGAEREAELDLLSSRVEMPYIVMAIVLVGLAVLIYFSSLPEIETDKEDESLAEANKNKTSVFQFPNLLLGTLAMFLYVGVEVIAGDTVITYAKDGQGIPSEAALQFTSYTLAAMIVGYLIGTVTIPKYISQAKALRISGILGILLGLAAIFTDGFVSVLCISMLGLANAVVFPAIWPLALDGLGRFTKIASSFLIMAIAGGAIVPLAYGSLADSFGLQQAYWVVIPCYLYILFFAVKGYKIR
- the lepA gene encoding translation elongation factor 4 codes for the protein MKHIRNFCIIAHIDHGKSTLADRLLDFTGSVTEREKQAQLLDNMDLERERGITIKSHAIQMDYVHEGEHYTLNLIDTPGHVDFSYEVSRSIAACEGALLVVDAAQSIQAQTISNLYLALENDLEIIPVLNKVDLPSANPEEVTDDIVDLLGCDPDDVIPASAKTGIGIEEILHAIITKIPAPSGKVDAPLRALIFDSVYNPFRGVETFFRVINGSIKKNQHIKFVATGKDYSADEVGTLKLIQHPKQEIKTGDVGYLITGIKDAREVKVGDTITDAKNPTTEAVAGFEDVKPMVFAGIYPVDTEDYEELRASMEKLQLNDASLVFTPESSAALGFGFRCGFLGMLHLEIIQERLEREFDMTVITTVPNVSYNAYTNKHPDEVILVNNPSDLPEPSTLNRVEEPYIKATIITKSDYVGNVMSLCIEKRGEITNQTYLTTERVELSFDMPLAEIVFDFYDRLKTVSRGYASFDYSPVGLRTSKLVKVDVLLNGNKVDALSALLHQDNAYDIGKKMCEKLKELIPRQQFDIPIQAAIGAKIISRETVKALRKDVTAKCYGGDISRKRKLLEKQKKGKKRMRQVGNVEIPQEAFMAVLKLND
- a CDS encoding YebC/PmpR family DNA-binding transcriptional regulator; the encoded protein is MAGHSKWANIKHRKGAQDKKRAKQFTRAIKEISVAVKEGGGADPEANPSLRNAISNAKGVNMPKDTIDRAIKKASGADADNYETVTFEGYGPNGIAIFVECTTDNTNRTVASVRSIFTKNGGSLGTNGSLEFLFDKKGVFVLEKEKIEMNLEEFELELIEGGATKIEKEDDLMTIYTDFNDFGMMSSKLEELNIETKSSEVQRIPLNTLELPVEDAKKILNLVEKFEDDDDVQNVYHNLDITDELIGAMEAE
- a CDS encoding cation:proton antiporter, coding for MLELAGIVILGILAQWVAWKFKIPAILPLILIGLCVGPIATMFTDDGSKLIEPIWTGESGLFPGESLFYFVSLAIGIILFEGGLTLKKGEILNVGFVIVKLITVAVIITFIGAGIAAHYIFDLSWQISFLFASLIIVTGPTVITPILRNIPLKKDVSTILKWEGILIDPIGALFAVLVFEFISAGKGKEYTSTVLLEFGKIVLFGFTFGFTFAHALAYSIKKNIIPHYLLNVLTLAAVLGVFVLSDQFAHESGLLAVVVMGMVMGNIDLPNLKELLYFKESLSVLLISILFILLAANINMEDLYLIFTSKAIWLFAVIVFVVRPLGVFISSINSSLKFNEKLFISWVGPRGIVAAGIASLFGIELANQGVEGAEYITPLVFMIVLGTVLLNATTARLFAQLVGVFLKDSEGILIIGASSFSRIIGKYMEENGRHVVLVDNNGMNVRKAKSMGLDAIEENVYSEDLINNIELNDIGYLMAMTSNSEINKNAIEKFRKHFGENGSFRVVSPEEMQDPENNPKEGLFSQTDDYVKLTNLARKYSQVHEITLNSKEHYEGLIEISKTDPDIIPLFVKNNEGNLSIIPSNSKEVEIEEGFKLVYLGKQMEVEDNSNTGDAEDTKTNTEED
- a CDS encoding MBL fold metallo-hydrolase is translated as MQLYPIEAGNFKLDGGAMFGVVPKSIWQKTNPADSNNMIDIGARSLLIEDGNRLILIDTGLGDKQSEKFFSYYYQWGDDSLDKSLQKNGFHRDDITDVFTTHLHFDHCGGCVQWNKDRTGYETVFKNAKYWSNKDHWQWATTPNAREKASFLKENILPIEESGQLHFVDRNNKEHFTNIPELGFGVLFVDGHTDKQMIPHLEYKGKKLVFMADLLPTAGHIPLPYVMGYDTRPLLTLPEKKSFLDKAADEEIYLFMQHDAHNEVITVKHTEKGVRHDQTYTFNELFN